Proteins encoded within one genomic window of Williamwhitmania taraxaci:
- a CDS encoding energy transducer TonB, which yields MNWIDKKMSSLGGAVESNLRNLGLFFRRHKVGIYGTIIVHLLLVILFLSLKLTTISQENKNPILISFEKEQIDPDIVKEEVLREMAELKRQIAAFDKTDLRNASADISDKSKSDNQPLSDDRDTKADKLYDEARALQEKLEAGKANLAKLEEGEDAIQEPKGQESGSKKGKVASPGKVLVNYDLGGRKAFRLPVPAYTCEGGGEVRVIIEVNKQGYVVNARVEGKSSNADECLWTSALRSAKMSRFQVIENPIASQVSGYILYRFVPQ from the coding sequence ATGAACTGGATAGACAAAAAGATGTCCTCGCTTGGCGGGGCGGTAGAAAGTAACCTAAGAAACCTTGGCCTTTTTTTTCGACGGCACAAGGTTGGGATATATGGTACCATTATTGTTCACTTACTCCTTGTCATTCTCTTTTTGAGTTTGAAGTTGACCACGATAAGTCAGGAAAATAAAAACCCAATTTTAATCTCGTTTGAAAAAGAGCAGATTGATCCTGATATTGTTAAGGAAGAAGTGCTTAGAGAGATGGCAGAACTCAAGCGGCAGATTGCCGCTTTTGACAAGACCGATTTGCGTAACGCTAGTGCGGATATCTCGGACAAATCGAAAAGCGATAACCAACCCCTCTCCGACGATAGGGACACCAAAGCCGATAAACTCTATGATGAGGCAAGGGCGCTGCAGGAAAAGTTAGAGGCAGGAAAAGCAAACCTTGCCAAGTTGGAGGAAGGTGAGGATGCTATTCAGGAGCCCAAGGGACAGGAGAGTGGATCAAAGAAAGGTAAGGTAGCCAGTCCTGGGAAGGTGCTGGTAAACTATGATTTAGGTGGACGAAAAGCCTTTCGACTGCCAGTCCCAGCCTACACTTGCGAGGGTGGTGGCGAGGTAAGGGTAATCATTGAAGTTAATAAGCAGGGTTATGTGGTGAATGCAAGAGTGGAGGGCAAAAGCAGTAATGCCGATGAGTGTTTGTGGACAAGTGCCTTGCGTTCGGCAAAAATGTCGCGTTTTCAGGTAATTGAGAATCCAATAGCAAGTCAAGTTTCAGGGTATATCCTTTACCGATTTGTGCCACAATAA
- a CDS encoding alanine dehydrogenase: protein MSRSGSISPFYQSGKGLFPQEEKLAVERKQRSITIGLPKESRIGENRLSLTPEAVELLVANGHNVLVEKGAGIKVNYPDLAFSEVGATICTPAEAYKADIILKVSPPSLDEIELIPDGRMLISSFHQTPETESILRALQCKKITALSFELIKDVDECYPVVRSLSAIAGSTSILVAAEHLSNLHNGKGVMLGGITGISPTEVVIIGADTAGEYAAKAALGLGAMVKIFDASLKRLTEIQYRIGTRLYTSIFHPQVLEKALKSADVVIGTPVPDEDSFAPLIPESYIEKMKDGSVVIDLTVSMGGSFETTECRPFDKPSFVKHGVIHVCMPDITSRVARTASIALSNVFVPILLDIGQSAGSSAALKGNKGLRNGVYMYNGILTNVRMGQLYHMSATDINLLMAAF, encoded by the coding sequence ATGAGTCGTTCAGGATCCATCTCTCCATTTTACCAATCAGGTAAGGGATTATTCCCCCAAGAAGAAAAACTTGCGGTAGAACGTAAGCAACGAAGCATTACCATTGGTCTACCTAAGGAATCACGTATAGGGGAAAATAGGCTCTCGCTAACTCCTGAAGCAGTAGAACTGCTAGTTGCCAACGGCCACAATGTACTGGTAGAGAAAGGCGCAGGTATAAAAGTAAACTACCCTGACTTAGCTTTTTCGGAAGTAGGCGCAACCATTTGCACCCCAGCCGAGGCTTACAAAGCCGATATAATTCTCAAGGTTTCGCCCCCCAGTTTAGATGAAATAGAACTTATTCCCGATGGGCGTATGCTCATCTCCTCCTTCCACCAAACGCCTGAAACCGAAAGTATACTGAGGGCACTTCAGTGCAAGAAAATTACCGCCTTAAGTTTTGAACTTATCAAGGATGTCGATGAGTGCTACCCCGTAGTTCGCTCGCTAAGTGCAATTGCGGGAAGCACTTCCATTCTGGTGGCGGCGGAACACCTCTCCAACCTCCATAATGGCAAAGGGGTTATGCTGGGTGGGATCACCGGCATTTCGCCTACCGAGGTTGTGATTATTGGAGCCGATACTGCTGGCGAATATGCCGCAAAGGCAGCCCTTGGCCTTGGTGCAATGGTAAAGATTTTTGACGCTTCGCTAAAAAGGCTAACCGAGATTCAATATCGGATAGGCACTCGTTTATATACAAGCATTTTCCACCCCCAAGTCCTTGAGAAAGCACTTAAATCGGCCGATGTGGTAATTGGCACCCCAGTTCCCGACGAAGATTCATTCGCCCCGCTAATTCCGGAATCCTATATAGAGAAGATGAAAGATGGATCCGTGGTTATTGATCTAACTGTTTCCATGGGTGGATCGTTCGAAACCACCGAATGCAGGCCATTCGATAAACCAAGTTTTGTAAAGCACGGCGTTATTCACGTCTGCATGCCCGACATCACCTCACGGGTGGCCCGAACAGCAAGCATTGCGCTTAGCAACGTTTTTGTACCAATTCTCTTGGATATTGGCCAGTCGGCAGGATCATCTGCTGCCCTTAAAGGAAACAAGGGCCTTCGCAACGGAGTTTATATGTACAATGGTATTTTAACCAACGTGAGAATGGGGCAACTCTACCATATGTCGGCCACAGACATTAACCTACTTATGGCTGCCTTCTAA
- the tsaE gene encoding tRNA (adenosine(37)-N6)-threonylcarbamoyltransferase complex ATPase subunit type 1 TsaE, with amino-acid sequence MEPIVIDSINELPMVAKTLISSFKGKRLFAFQGAMGAGKTTLIKEICKQLHVIDVVSSPTFAIVNEYTTTTGDFVYHFDFYRIKTIEEAYDFGYEEYFFGKGICLIEWPEVIEELIPEDTVMIKIELLSSGSRKFSVETF; translated from the coding sequence ATGGAGCCTATTGTAATTGATAGCATCAACGAGCTACCAATGGTAGCCAAAACACTAATATCTAGCTTTAAAGGCAAACGTCTCTTTGCATTCCAAGGAGCCATGGGCGCAGGCAAAACGACTCTAATTAAGGAGATTTGCAAACAACTCCATGTGATCGATGTGGTTAGCAGCCCTACCTTTGCAATTGTTAATGAATATACCACCACCACTGGCGATTTCGTTTACCACTTTGACTTCTATCGCATTAAAACTATTGAAGAGGCATACGATTTCGGCTACGAAGAGTATTTTTTTGGCAAAGGAATTTGCCTTATTGAATGGCCCGAAGTTATCGAAGAACTAATCCCGGAGGACACCGTAATGATTAAAATAGAGCTTCTTTCCAGTGGATCAAGGAAATTTTCAGTAGAAACATTTTGA
- the porX gene encoding T9SS response regulator signal transducer PorX, producing MATGKNTILWVDDEMDLLRPHAIFLENKGYAIQFVSNGLDAVELVKENQFDLIFLDENMPGLSGLETLAQIKEIRPQMPVVMVTKSEEEDIMDQAIGSKIADYLIKPVNPSQLLLAIKKHIHKTKLVDAQSSQDFRMVFGQISSMLTSARNYKDWVNILKKMVAWDLELEESSDPGIKEVYGLLKEEVNKEYVKWIKHNYKSWFDKTNTDKPTLSNDLLSSKVFPLVDAGQKVVFILIDNFRFDQWKTIAPELLQLFRLRQEEVYCSILPTATQYARNAIFSGLMPLEMQKNHPELWVYDDEDERKNQFEEEFLHRQLKRLGKNYKVYFEKFIAPGSAKKLLGNTAQFAENDLSVIVYNFVDMLSHARTEMDLIKELASDEAAYRTLTHGWFIHSDLYALLKELAELPITVVISTDHGTTRVTNPVKVVGDKNTSTNLRYKLGRSLNYDPKSVFEILKPEEVHLPKTNITSTYIFATNRDFFAYPNNYNHYSKYYKNTFQHGGVSVEEMLIPFIVLDPQQK from the coding sequence ATGGCAACAGGAAAAAATACGATCCTTTGGGTTGACGACGAAATGGACTTGCTCCGACCTCACGCCATTTTTTTGGAAAACAAAGGCTACGCCATTCAGTTTGTATCTAACGGACTCGATGCCGTGGAACTTGTAAAAGAGAATCAGTTCGACCTTATTTTTCTCGACGAAAATATGCCCGGACTGAGCGGGCTAGAAACTCTCGCTCAGATTAAGGAGATTCGACCTCAGATGCCGGTGGTTATGGTAACCAAGAGCGAAGAAGAAGACATAATGGACCAAGCTATTGGCTCCAAAATTGCCGACTACCTAATAAAACCTGTTAACCCGTCCCAGCTCCTCCTAGCCATAAAGAAGCACATCCACAAAACTAAACTCGTTGATGCGCAATCGAGCCAAGATTTCAGAATGGTTTTTGGACAAATTTCTTCAATGCTTACCTCCGCACGTAACTATAAGGACTGGGTTAATATCCTGAAAAAAATGGTAGCATGGGATCTTGAATTAGAAGAAAGTTCCGACCCCGGTATTAAAGAGGTATATGGACTGCTCAAAGAAGAGGTCAACAAAGAATATGTGAAGTGGATCAAGCATAACTATAAGAGTTGGTTCGATAAAACAAATACCGACAAGCCAACGCTATCCAACGATCTACTTAGTAGTAAGGTGTTTCCGCTTGTAGACGCAGGCCAAAAAGTTGTATTTATCCTCATTGATAACTTTCGCTTCGACCAATGGAAAACAATAGCACCCGAACTGCTTCAACTATTCAGGTTGCGCCAAGAAGAAGTTTACTGTAGCATTCTACCCACAGCCACCCAATATGCTCGTAATGCCATATTCTCGGGACTGATGCCCCTTGAGATGCAGAAAAACCATCCAGAGTTATGGGTTTACGACGATGAGGATGAACGAAAGAATCAGTTTGAAGAAGAGTTTTTACATCGCCAGCTTAAGCGACTAGGCAAGAACTACAAGGTCTACTTCGAAAAATTCATCGCCCCAGGTTCGGCAAAGAAACTCTTGGGAAACACTGCCCAGTTTGCAGAGAATGACCTAAGCGTAATTGTCTATAACTTTGTGGACATGCTCTCGCATGCCCGCACCGAAATGGACTTAATTAAAGAGTTGGCCTCAGACGAAGCAGCCTACCGAACCCTTACCCACGGTTGGTTTATTCATTCCGATCTCTACGCCCTACTGAAAGAGTTGGCAGAGTTACCGATCACAGTGGTCATTTCTACCGACCATGGCACCACTCGAGTAACTAACCCAGTGAAAGTAGTGGGCGACAAAAATACCTCGACAAATCTCCGCTACAAACTTGGACGAAGCCTAAACTACGACCCTAAAAGTGTTTTTGAAATACTTAAGCCGGAAGAGGTTCACTTGCCAAAAACCAATATCACCTCTACTTATATCTTTGCCACAAACCGAGACTTTTTTGCCTATCCCAATAACTATAACCACTACTCCAAATACTATAAAAATACGTTTCAACATGGAGGTGTTTCGGTGGAGGAGATGCTCATACCATTTATTGTTCTCGACCCCCAACAAAAATAA
- the porW gene encoding type IX secretion system periplasmic lipoprotein PorW/SprE, with protein MKSSCEKFLILSVGVVLLITACSTRKNTLVSRNYHNLTAYYNYYFNGNKSYLKGVEKAENTYPLNYTNLLPVFTFGNKQMAGSLAGDMDRAVKKGSALIARHSLTVKPKPKSGILSKKYRAFYNQNEFCAWVPEAYLLIGKASVYSNDFDKAQQTFDFMFTQYPNNPILFEAKLWNARIEALLGRYEQSQEMLRSLETDKKLPEELKPELNFSFADLNIKRKSYREAIPYLEKAMEYRWHKSKRIRLTYLLGQLYEKVGQIEQSISYFKRVTRMNPPYETAFNAQIKLANLFQEGQKGKDLRKLLYKMAKDDKNIEYLDLVYYALSRIDLAEGNKNAAIENLTISVSKSVSNDFQKGLSSTTLADLYFERPNYIMAQAYYDTAVSVIDENYPDYAQVKLKADNLTELITNLRIVSHQDSLQRVALMSEPDRNALIAELIVRVQEEEQQKRKEEEEQRFNTSLYQQQQASQNLAGQQGGKWYFYNSATLGVGLSEFQMLWGKRKLEDNWRRKNKGISALIVTEQNDEVKEQAIAVQKVALSNKSREFYLLDLPLSDSAMKASISKVESSLIKAAEVYQNKMKDYPAAIKLYEEFAQRFQSSENLVAVYFNLYQLSKANNDNSRTTKYRDLLVTRFPNSPFAMAISNPDYLNTMKRQLAEEENGYQTIYTLVSNNQYAEAERLLTAAVTRYPKSNLMPKYDLLMAICKGGPGNLGDYRNALVEVSKKHPDTEEGKQATEMVAALNKLELKLTLGGNTESTSPKTDASKLSITYTDSDGEQYFMVVITNKMDLNRVKFNLVSFNLDNYINDNLNIASSQLNQSFNQIVVDVFPNKAKALDYYQRIKTQPDLFLNATAEECTFFLISKENYALFVAEKNIQNYLIFFKQYYK; from the coding sequence ATGAAATCATCCTGCGAAAAGTTTCTTATCCTTTCCGTAGGCGTTGTTCTCCTGATCACTGCCTGCTCTACTCGAAAAAACACTTTAGTCTCGCGCAACTATCATAATTTAACCGCTTACTACAACTACTATTTCAACGGCAACAAGAGTTACCTGAAAGGCGTTGAGAAGGCAGAGAACACGTATCCCCTAAATTACACCAACCTCTTGCCTGTTTTTACTTTTGGCAATAAGCAAATGGCGGGTTCCCTTGCGGGCGATATGGATCGAGCAGTAAAAAAAGGCTCGGCATTAATTGCTCGTCACTCCTTGACGGTAAAACCTAAACCCAAGAGTGGTATTCTTTCGAAGAAATATCGGGCTTTTTATAACCAAAATGAATTCTGCGCATGGGTTCCCGAAGCCTATCTTTTAATTGGGAAAGCCAGTGTTTACAGCAACGATTTTGACAAAGCCCAGCAAACATTCGATTTTATGTTTACGCAGTACCCAAACAATCCAATACTGTTTGAGGCAAAACTTTGGAACGCTCGTATAGAAGCCCTATTGGGTCGATACGAGCAATCGCAAGAGATGCTGCGCTCTTTGGAAACTGATAAGAAATTGCCAGAAGAGTTAAAACCAGAGTTGAATTTCTCCTTTGCCGATCTTAATATTAAGCGGAAATCATACAGAGAAGCCATTCCATACCTCGAAAAGGCAATGGAATACCGTTGGCATAAATCCAAGAGAATTCGGCTAACCTATCTGCTGGGACAACTCTACGAAAAAGTTGGGCAAATAGAACAGAGCATCTCCTACTTTAAGCGGGTAACTCGCATGAATCCACCATATGAAACCGCCTTTAACGCCCAAATTAAGCTGGCCAACCTATTCCAAGAGGGTCAAAAAGGAAAGGATCTCCGCAAGTTGCTCTACAAAATGGCCAAGGACGACAAGAATATAGAATACCTCGATTTGGTTTACTATGCGCTTAGCAGAATAGATCTGGCTGAGGGAAATAAAAATGCGGCCATTGAAAACTTAACCATCTCAGTAAGCAAAAGTGTTTCCAACGATTTTCAGAAAGGATTATCGAGCACAACGCTCGCCGATCTCTACTTTGAGCGACCAAACTATATAATGGCTCAGGCATACTACGACACTGCCGTTAGCGTTATCGACGAAAATTACCCCGACTATGCTCAGGTAAAACTAAAAGCCGACAATCTAACTGAATTAATCACAAACCTACGTATCGTTAGCCACCAAGATAGCCTTCAACGAGTGGCCTTAATGAGTGAACCCGATCGCAATGCTCTTATTGCGGAACTTATCGTAAGGGTTCAAGAGGAGGAGCAGCAGAAGAGAAAAGAGGAGGAAGAACAACGTTTTAACACCTCGCTATACCAGCAGCAGCAAGCCTCCCAAAACTTAGCAGGACAACAAGGTGGCAAATGGTATTTTTACAACTCGGCAACGCTTGGTGTAGGCCTTTCCGAATTTCAAATGCTTTGGGGAAAACGGAAACTCGAAGATAACTGGCGTCGTAAAAACAAAGGGATTTCTGCGTTAATCGTTACCGAACAAAATGATGAGGTTAAAGAGCAAGCCATAGCCGTTCAGAAGGTTGCCCTATCAAATAAATCGCGAGAGTTTTACCTCTTGGACTTGCCCCTGTCCGACTCTGCAATGAAAGCCTCAATTAGTAAAGTTGAGTCATCGCTAATTAAAGCGGCTGAAGTCTACCAAAATAAAATGAAGGACTACCCTGCCGCCATTAAACTGTATGAGGAATTCGCACAGCGATTCCAGTCTAGCGAAAACTTAGTAGCAGTTTATTTTAACCTCTACCAACTTTCGAAAGCGAACAATGATAATAGTCGGACTACCAAATACCGAGACCTCCTCGTTACCCGATTCCCAAATAGTCCATTTGCAATGGCTATTTCGAACCCTGATTATTTAAATACAATGAAACGGCAGCTGGCGGAAGAGGAAAATGGATACCAAACCATATACACGCTTGTTTCCAACAACCAGTATGCAGAAGCAGAACGATTGCTTACCGCAGCGGTAACCCGTTACCCAAAAAGCAATCTCATGCCAAAGTACGACTTGCTCATGGCTATTTGCAAGGGCGGTCCGGGAAATCTTGGTGACTATAGAAATGCACTTGTTGAGGTATCTAAAAAACACCCCGACACAGAGGAGGGCAAGCAAGCGACAGAGATGGTTGCTGCATTGAACAAGCTGGAACTAAAGCTAACACTGGGTGGTAATACGGAATCGACATCACCAAAAACAGATGCAAGTAAACTCAGCATTACCTATACCGATTCGGATGGAGAGCAGTATTTTATGGTTGTGATCACAAATAAGATGGACCTAAATCGTGTTAAATTCAACTTGGTCTCCTTTAATTTAGATAACTACATCAACGACAATTTAAACATTGCCTCTTCCCAACTAAACCAAAGTTTTAACCAAATAGTAGTAGATGTTTTTCCAAACAAAGCAAAGGCTCTTGATTACTATCAGCGAATAAAGACCCAGCCTGATTTGTTCCTCAATGCGACAGCAGAGGAGTGCACCTTCTTCTTAATATCCAAAGAGAACTACGCACTTTTTGTGGCCGAGAAAAACATCCAGAACTACCTAATCTTCTTTAAGCAATACTACAAATAA